The following coding sequences lie in one Haematobia irritans isolate KBUSLIRL chromosome 3, ASM5000362v1, whole genome shotgun sequence genomic window:
- the LOC142231157 gene encoding uncharacterized protein LOC142231157, which yields MTKFDELKSIICGSGLHVVVLSETWLKPIVSTRSLRIDGFEFYRNDRVGSRGGGVGIYVSSALRHKIIFKSSILGKCESLFLELFSGSSRVLCGVVYLPPPGDMLSFEEVHRNLFFNYSRIIALGDFNCNMFNTNCRDSVRSACHRLSMSVSHNSKPTHYDVVHGTTSLIDFMLVTPNLEKVVSDQVQCPAISHHALIFASFEFDLDHSEVITYVEFYDYRNIDVVGMQNYLNSIDSSPIFDSTDVNAKCSLVSSLITDLCAFVPIVRRTIDFRCDSWLNSQKVIFYRSLRDLSYSAFQADRTSAKWRIFCRYRNKAKSVMRKEKRKYYFRRFNGLSTDGLWKVLRGAGCVGGDGFSFDGDLDEVNNFFVNCAPTDYVETFDFNSFSFPEDGFSFNCVGVEDVSAAIRKIKSRSVGVDNISIQLLNCVFPYISDVILNLFNSILTTSVFPSGWKMARVVPIPKFKVVNGPDDLRPISILPVLSKICEHLIKDQLIFKFGNKFLSSQHGFRKGHSTTSLLLHLTDSIRGNINSANTCALVSIDLTKAFNSICFLTLIKKLCLRYHFSITACRFILSYLSGRIQFVDLNKRTSCILPLNSGVPQGSILGPLLFLLYMDDLGEYLSGCACSLFIYADDVFLLFNSRRGFSDVLESNINYCLGRVAQWSSDNSFVVNPQKTKALLFGGDSDAIDVRLGMDRIEFVSQIKCLGVLIDQHLSFVPHIDISTLDSIQTCTCVIVACYKIRSGDFFGSDCCPFSAIEIRDEYYCQCANLLFLYKVIRSGVPSTLCDYFRFSRSTRNPQIILLTKYTLLIEQARFAYISLKYFWDFWEILGEYYVGSVQKRVGSTKKIHSGCFLISVYI from the exons ATGACTAAATTTGATGAACTTAAGTCTATTATTTGTGGATCTGGGTTGCATGTAGTCGTCTTATCTGAAACTTGGCTTAAACCTATTGTTTCTACGCGTTCTCTCCGTATTGATGGATTTGAATTTTATCGGAATGACCGTGTCGGCAGTAGAGGTGGTGGCGTTGGGATATATGTGTCTTCCGCTCTTAGACACAAGATAATTTTTAAGAGTTCGATTCTGGGTAAATGTGAATCTCTTTTCTTAGAGCTTTTTTCTGGTTCATCTAGGGTTTTGTGCGGTGTCGTTTATTTGCCACCTCCTGGTGATATGTTATCTTTTGAGGAAGTTCATCGTaaccttttttttaattattcccGCATTATTGCTCTTGGCGATTTCAATTGCAATATGTTTAATACTAATTGTAGAGACTCAGTCCGTTCTGCTTGCCATCGGCTATCTATGTCTGTTTCACACAATTCGAAGCCCACGCATTATGATGTTGTACATGGTACAACGTCATTAATAGATTTTATGCTTGTCACTCCGAATTTGGAAAAGGTTGTGTCTGATCAGGTACAGTGTCCTGCTATATCACACCATGCGCTGATATTTGCGTCGTTTGAATTTGATCTTGATCACTCTGAGGTAATCACATATGTTGAGTTTTATGATTATAGAAATATCGACGTAGTCGGGatgcaaaattatttaaattccatTGATTCTTCGCCAATTTTCGACTCTACTGATGTTAATGCAAAATGTAGCCTAGTATCTTCACTTATTACAGATCTATGTGCTTTTGTTCCTATTGTCAGACGAACGATTGATTTTAGGTGTGACTCTTGGTTGAATTCTCAAAAGGTTATATTCTATAGATCATTAAGGGATCTATCTTATTCTGCTTTTCAGGCAGACAGGACATCCGCAAAGTGGAGAATCTTTTGCAGGTACAGGAACAAGGCTAAGTCTGTTATGAGAAAGGAGAAGAGAAAGTATTATTTCAGGCGGTTTAATGGTCTCAGTACTGACGGTCTATGGAAAGTGCTTCGGGGAGCAGGATGCGTTGGAGGTGATGGTTTTTCTTTTGACGGGGACTTGGACgaagtgaacaatttttttgttaattgtgCTCCTACGGACTATGTGGAAACATTCGATTTCAATAGTTTTTCTTTTCCCGAAGACGGGTTTTCTTTTAACTGTGTTGGCGTTGAAGATGTTTCAGCGGCCATTCGGAAGATAAAGTCTAGATCGGTTGGAGTCGATAATATCTCAATTCAATTGTTAAATTGTGTTTTTCCCTACATATCAGATGTAATATTGAATctttttaactcaattttgaCTACCTCTGTATTTCCTTCGGGCTGGAAAATGGCTCGTGTGGTGCCAATTCCCAAGTTCAAGGTGGTTAATGGGCCGGATGACCTACGACCTATCTCTATTCTCCCTGTCTTATCGAAAATTTGTGAGCATTTGATTAAGGATCAGTTGATTTTTAAGTTTGGGAACAAGTTTTTGAGTAGTCAACATGGTTTTCGTAAGGGCCATAGCACCACATCTTTACTATTGCACCTCACTGACTCCATCCGAGGGAATATCAACTCCGCCAATACCTGTGCTCTGGTCTCTATTGATTTGACGAAGGCGTTTAATTCTATTTGTTTTCTAACTTTGATTAAAAAGCTATGCCTTAGATATCATTTTTCCATAACCGCGTGTAGATTTATTCTTTCATATTTGAGTGGAAGGATTCAGTTTGTGGATTTGAATAAAAGAACCTCTTGTATTTTGCCTTTAAATTCGGGTGTTCCCCAGGGCTCGATTCTTGGGCCGCTGCTTTTCCTTTTATATATGGATGATTTGGGGGAATATTTAAGTGGTTGTGCTTGCtctttatttatatatgctGATGATGTTTTCCTTCTCTTTAACTCTCGTCGCGGGTTTTCTGATGTTTTGGAAAGCAACATTAATTATTGTTTGGGTAGAGTCGCACAATGGTCAAGTGATAATTCTTTTGTTGTAAACCCACAAAAAACGAAAGCATTACTGTTTGGCGGTGATAGTGATGCGATCGATGTCCGTTTGGGGATGGATAGGATTGAATTTGTTAGTCAGATTAAGTGTTTGGGAGTTCTAATTGACCAACATTTAAGTTTTGTTCCTCATATTGA TATTTCCACCTTGGATTCGATACAGACTTGCACATGCGTTATTGTTGCCTGCTATAAGATACGGTCTGGAGATTTTTTCGGGAGTGACTGCTGCCCATTTTCAGCGATTGAAATACGCGATGAATACTATTGTCAG TGTGCCAATTTGCTCTTCTTATATAAAGTTATTCGTAGTGGGGTACCTAGCACTCTATGCGACTATTTTCGATTCTCTCGCTCGACGAGAAATCCTCAGATT attttgttgacaaaatatacgcTCCTAATTGAACAAGCACGATTTGcttatatttcattgaaatatttcTGGGATTTCTGGGAAATCTTGGGCGAATACTATGTTGGAAGCGTTCAGAAACGAGTTGGAAGTACGAAGAAAATACATTCGGGATGTTTTCTTATTTCCGTTTACAtttaa